aaaaaacaaaggttggattactctaattgatgatctaacacacaacttgtattatttcaattataaagataaaacaatataatgcggaaactgaaataacacagacaccagaaattttgttaacgaggaaaccgcaaatgcagaaaacccccgggacctagtccatattgaacacacactgtattaatccgctacagacactagcctactccaagctaacttcggactggactgtagttgaaccccaatcagtctcccattgatccaaggtacagttttactccctacgcctctgatcccagtaggatactgtgcacttgattcccttagctgatctcacccacaactaagagttgctacgacccaaaatcgcaggctttaacaataaacaaatctatctcacacagacaagtctatcaaaggatcaatctgtctcccacagaaaaaccctaaagtttttattccgtcttttgataataatcaaggtgaacaggaaccaattgataatccggtcttatattcccgaagaacaacctagataaatcaatcacctcacaacaatcttaatcgtatgatagcgaaacaagatgttgtggaattacaaacaatgagacgaagatgtttgtgactattttttatatcttgcctatcggagatattaatctcaagccaaccaatctgattttactcgtacgatagaagatgaaaaatcagatcacacaactacgataaaagtagtatcggcctggcttcacaatcccaatgaagtctttaagtcgttaacatggttttagaagaagaaaaccaaaggttaaaggagaaatgactctagcacgcaaactagtatcacacatgaggtgtggggattggttttgtagagttgctagatgtccccttatatagtctttcaaatcagggtttcgccttggtcacaaagcaaacaatatccaccgttagatgaaaacctgatttagattcaagctaatatttctcaaccgttagatagaaaacttagcttgttatacacaaatgaaatgtacgcttctaggtttgttaaccgtacccaaacgtgtacattgttggttcaacaatagttaaccaaaaggttagccatatgagcatttcatatcaaccatattcttcttcaccataactagttcaaatgacttcatatgaactagttagagatttgttcaattgcaaggaaatcttatttactacacaagacacaattgaagcaaaaatgatttgattcacttgaatcggttcatgaactttatagccacggtttgcaatttgcattccttagtctttataagtttaagttcagaaatcatcttcagatatataactttcttaagttcgcacactaggtttgcggacttaaggaactggacagagtttacaaactccagcagaaaatctcggcaaagactttccgccagttcgcggactgttactcacgtaacaagtttgtcaactccagcagaatttctcgggatgagaagttcggaagttcgcggacttggcaacaagccattcttccggtttatcttgatcaacaaagttcgcaaactttggttcaaggaataggacttatgcacatatgtgtttccacaataatacttatatccatcattggttatgtaatctaaactctcattccaaccattgaaacattcttagaggacgttatacagttgttacaccatttctcgtcaaagaaattttcaaagtgattgaaacatatcacgactctcgtcactaggtaaaaataggaatggtcgaagcgaaacgcttaccaacacatatttcgagatatagataggcgaggtatactcggctcgaaataccaaatgtgtataatctaagtctatatatagcatacgactttttgtctcaagaagtaggagatagagtagatatacttttgagtgacagataagttcaagtcttcacatacatttttttcgagaagttccacctgttcattgagtagttcttattcttgtatgatgaatcgccatgaagtccttgagctcaactacactttctatcctagtccgagacttagctatagtagactagaaatcaagacttatagttttgatcactaacattgacaaacatgcttgagatagcaacgcatgcgagttcgaccgagcaatgctctaacaggtactATTTGTAATGACCCGATACTCCACTCATATTATCCTCACTTAGCCACTACGGTTATCCGGCAATGTAGGGTTTTCAATAGGCGACGCTGCGATGATCCAACAACAGCTTCCCAGGAGGTTACACATCCATGTATTActtccgcccgagcacgcttaactgtagaGTTTTATGTCAACTCTGGAGATAACTGTGCTGAAAAGGACTCAAAGTAAGAAAATGACAAACTGTTACCTATATTCCGTTCAGCGAACGCTACCTGCCGAATCGGGGTATTACATAAACATTCCCGGGTTCTTATCATCACATGATTAATTAAGTTTCCAAGTGACATTGACGATGGTGTGGGCGACATGCCAGATGTTTCCTTGTTGTAGGACCATACCATAATGTGGATCTTGACGATGTAAATCTCGGTACTCGTCTAAAAAGATCCCATCCTTGCTTCCAGGTGGATGTGTCTATATGCATCCCTGGACTTCTCTTCAGAACCTTTAATCATCATTGGGGAGTAGGTGGCCTAGCGACAAGAAAATCCTACGGCTCCGAGAGTTTTAATGGGGATGATGTTGACAGTTGTGCCAATGTTGGTCAGTGTTCTCTCAAATTAAATATCTTTGAGGCGAAATACAGTGAGTAGTCCCCAGTCATATTTATCCTTCCTTTTATTGGTCACATTCTTCCGAGCAGGCTTTGGACACACTTCAATTTTGATATGGAAAAAAAAGTTCCTTccggatacaacttgattgagaGCAATGAAAATATCCTTGCGTTGCGTATTTGAGAAGTATAGAAGCTCGCATAAGTGCTTCAAtaaataatggattgtccaattAATAGGATTTCTAGAGAAAGTGAAGCTCCTAACAGGAATATGATCTTTGTGAACACCTTCAATTCCCCAAGTATAGTTCACCTGATTTTATATTTTCCTTGAAAATACGTTTCAAGCCATTGCATTCACTTTTTGGATGATTGCCAAAACTATGGAATTAACAACATTTGGGATCTATTACTTCTTGGAAAGTTGTTGGGCATCGTACGACATGCAATTTGATAATGTCGTCTTTGTTAAATTTATGATCGGTCgaacccacaagttttcctatatAAATCTTGTCGTCAATGTTAGTTGAACAAACTatatcttcatttctagtctactaaagtcaagtctcggactaggattaaaaGTTGggagttgagtatcagacatcactgaatagcCCTCAAAGTTTAAAGACTGAAGATCGAACGAAGATATCAACAAAGGTATATGGTGAATGATTTCATTTGGAATTCTTATTCAATTCTACCTttataatctatcgaaacaagtgtTCACTCtttggaacaattccaatgacggtaaatataTATTTATGTATGACTCGAGGATATTTGAGCCAAAGACTTTAGTGAGAATGACCTATGTACCTGGAAAGGTCCTCATGTTCTAGTGAATGAgcatacgaattcaacgagccaagaatcactaaaTTCCGAGTTATAATGAAGAAGATTAGTGATTTATTGAAGCAACACTTATAagaattgttgttgatgttgcagTTCGTGATTGGGAAACAGTCCATGAACAGTTTGTcacggttcgcggacttaagcagtAAAACGTGACTAGGTGCCTTTTTTAGtaaagtttttgatgtttcttctTCTAGGAAAGATGGATATACTTCCAGACACAATTGATTGCCATATTGAAGTGTGTGTGATGTTTTAAACTCCTTTCCAACttaaattataatttattttacaaaaaaaaaatacaatttatgctaaagtaattatttatgcaagaGGTGTAACTTATAAACGGAAATAACTCATGAACTTTCTTAGAATTCAAGCAaccattcactataaataaagggttcatgtaaGCGACACaattcatccctttggaaaatttgtgtgtgcttcataaggttgttttccactaAATTTTTTCTTCGTAAACAATAGTGAGACAATAAGACTTTGTTTTGAGGATCACAAAACACGAGTTGGTAATAATATTCTTGATAGTtacacaacttgtaatctaggttaatTTAATAATTCTTTTCTATTTTAAGGTCCTTATCTTCTTATATAAGGAAATTCAAgaattgttgatcataaaccctagatttgatagaTTTCAATCTAAAATCGTATACTGACACTAGTTGGTTGAAATATGGATTAGAAAAAAAACTTCATCTAAAGTGTCTTATaaattccttaagaagttttatcaAGATATCTCTACATTTATTCTAGTGGTTTTTGTTGTGGAATATTTAGGTATCTCTATGTGTTTTAAAGATTATAAACCCTAAGTttacatgtttgttttgatattacttttacctggtaattactcaaaacaaacacaagatttccaaaaccttcatttcatctaaagggaaataaaaCTGGTGCTTTGTGAAAACAGAATATCAAAAAGTCTTcatttaggttgaagcaactcttaggatgtaaaggacgtcagctaagagaGCCAACTACGTAGAGCCTTGTGAGGTTCGAGAGACGTAAGGATCAAGGATGTAACTGAATTTCTTGGAGAGTGGATTCTATATCAACTAAATtacagtctgaagtctgataataggttagtgtctgtagcggcttaatatagctcggttttcaaattttggacgaggtcctggggtttttctgcaggtgtagttttcctcgttaataaaatttctttgtgtcttgctttactttttactttcgcattatatttgtgttttaTATAGTGAAAGTAAACACAAGTGATTTGATAATCAACTTAAACACTTTTTAAATAAAACCGTATAGaacctacaagacttgttcttgagaattcgtatcttgaaatatagattacaagacttgttcttgttgtaaTTCGGTTGGTGCACTGTTCCGGTACATACtaggttgatcttggatattgatttttaagaTCGTCCAAGAGTTCTtgtaatcaggttcacggatctttgatctaaactacTGATTGTACAAGAAAGATAAATTGTATACACATATTATTCAAGGATcgttaagttggtctacttgcaattgtattaggttttgtcttatAGGTCCAaaagaaaagttggtggtgtacttgataCCCTCTCTTTTTCAGTCTTATATCCACACATCTAGCAATTCAGTCACCTATTCTATAAGGAAAGAAAATCGGGGAACGTTAAGGCTGCCTTTGGCTGTTGTTGCTGGTGTGGAGCACAGAACAAAGCTTTTTCTTAGGCCGATGATCGATAGGACTAGATATGGATTTGAAGTTGAGGATGATGGGAGCACTTGGTTTGAAGCACTTGCTGAGTTAAAGTCTACCTCCTTCACCACTAACAACATCTATAGATGGTTGGATGTTGTATTATTCGTTGAAAAGGCGTCTGCTTTTATGTGTCTATATGTGACCTTTTTCTGTAAGAGGTCTCTCTCTCTGCCCCCAATATGGAAGGTGCAGTTGTTGTTGATCGTTTGGTAACCTCATGTGTTCAGAGAAAGTTTGAAAGCTTAGTTTTTATAGCAAATGACGATAAACATGTATCATAAATTGATACAGAATTCCACCAACTGCAATGACATATGGATCATGATAGTCGAGATCCTGAGTTCTGAATCACTTTATGTAATCATTAGGATACTCATTATTTATACGGAATATTATCCACAATCTGACATGATTTGTTCACAGACAAAGAAATACTTTTTGTAATAGGCACTGACCATCTCAAAATAGTTACAGATGTTGTTGGGAGAAATATAGTTATACCAGGTGACACTCTTCCAGtaagagattttgaaaattccatgAGACGTAGTATCTGATTGTACTCATGATCTCCTAACAAATCCAAGAATAAGAAATATGCTCGCGATTTTTTTTGGTCCCATCATACAGCGAGAAGGGAGGATAGGAATATCCCCTTGATAGAGGAATCCTCCGACTTTGGAGGTTGGAGTTAGTAAATCAAATATGAGCCCTCCTTTCCACGGTTTTGTAGGAGATTTTCCAGATTTTCACGGGTGATGAAGTTGGATTATTGATTCCTTTTCAGGTTCATGATCAATGATGACACGAACTTCATTCTCATCTTGGAACTTCATTCTCATCTTAGACTGGGAAGCATTTCTAGCTTGTTCCATCTAACGTTGACATTGTTCTGGTGATAATTATTCCACAAGAGTCTTGAGAAAGGTACGTACCTCCTTCAGAGTGGTAGCCATATTCACTTGTGTCTTGGAAATAATTTTTTGTCTATGTATCAGATCAACTATGTTGGCAAAGCATGGAGTATTTTCTGACCTCTCCAGGAGCACGACAAAAGGCATGAGGATTTGGATTACCGAGAATGGTGTTAAGAGGAGTGGTAGTGGTGTTAGAGGTTGCCGAACCTGAAGATCGGCCATTTTGAACAAACGAGAAATTTatgttgtaaccgagagattgatcttgCGTTGTGGTCGTTAATTATTTTAGAAtaaaaataatatgttataaaaGTATGGAGTAAGTTCGATATTTGAGTGAGTTTCAGAGATCAAAATCGTATAAGACGGGGCTAAAGCAAAAAATAACTATTCACGTCTTATTTCGGTCACAAAAGAGCAGAAAGGTTGATGTTAAGAGAGAAACAGAtaaaatatgagaaataactatCTAGTATGCTTGCAGAATGAACTTGTTGAACTATAGTGTAAATACTAGACTTGTAATCGTATGTCTGATCTCATTTTCTCAATAGACTTAATTATCCATTTATAATTGCAGTAGACACACTGATTTGTCGTAAGAAGTGGAGAAGTAGAGGTTGTGGAGGTAGTGGTTCAGTTGAgtctgcaaaagaaaaagaagcacACCCTGTATAACAAACGATATTGGTTGCGGTAAATTTGGTCCCTTTATAAAAGACAATTTCCATTAGGCACTTAGCAGAACCACGCACAGTATACAAATTTTTTATTCCATAGATTTTTATCCGGCATAAATtatatttaagtttttttttggtaagaattatatttaattttttattcCATAGATTTTTATTCGGCATAATTATACACcaaaaggcttttgataatagCAATCGAGGTTGTCACCTACACTGACCCCCATCAAGCTACAATATCTCTGGTAGAATCCGATTCTATCTTTGCCACTGTCATTTGGACCTTTATTACATTCGATTCCTccattgatgatattagtgatgACCCCGTAACCTGGCAAACGGCCAGCTGATACATCGGTTGACGAAGGTTGCCACTGTCCAATAACGACTTCGTGGCAAGATGGCTTCAGAGATTGCGGAGTCATCCAAAACCATAACGCTGTCTTGAATGAAATGATAGGATCTTGAGCAACCAAATCTGGATTATTCAAGATGTCTACTTGTAAAACTTTTGCAGCTTGTCCATAATTGTAGTTCCTATCATGCACGTTAATACGATATATATATCAAACATTATAGTACAATGGACCTTGAGAATGACTTTTTTAAACTAGAATTAGAAGTTGAAATTAACCGGTAAAAAAAAGTATTACCATGAAATTTGAATGGGTCCTCGACCATGATAGCTTTTGCCGGAAGCACAAGGCCACTGCGTACCTGATTGACAGTAGACACTTGTAGGGCTCTTCTCTTGAATAAAACAATAACCCCATGAATATGGTCCCCCGGAAGCTGTAGCCCACCCACCTGTAtgtaaaacacaaaattggttaaaaagactaaaatcaataatttctgggtgaaatggacagttagattttgatattgtttaaatggaaaaaaatgtaaaaatagacaggatgtaaccagtttcatcgtgcccattttcaaatatcttttcttatttttaatttacacaggatgtatccagtttcatccttgctattttttaaatttaagctaggatgaatccagtttcatccttgctatttttttttttggcgatttcacccaaactattttttactcgtccatttgaaccgtgatttaaaaatagttggacaaatgacccattttccgtatgtAAAATTTATCTTGTAATGCGTAGAAATGTAATTTTAATAGTcactttttgttttatttttaattttagtaGACCCACCGAAAAAACAGACCGAAATTTACACCGAGAAAGATCGCATGAACATAGTGGAAATGTGGAATGTGCTGTGCATTGGGATAGGGAAGGGAGAGTAGGCCCCACCCTCCCCTCTCACACGTTAAACcgttttcgttttatttttggtGGAAAACGTTAAATATTTGTTGGTCCATCAAATTGGGAGCCAATTTAGAGGAGCCTATATTACAAACtaggtaaaattttaatttagCATACCAGTTGTTTCATGAGAGGTTTGAGCTAAGAAAGCAGAAATCTCTTTCTTGCGCGTATTGGTATCTCCAACAGAAGCAAAACTGCTAAAAGACTTGGCTGCTTCAATAAAAGCCGCATACGTGTAAAATTTTCCCATGCAGCTTGTGTCATTGCGATACGCCAAAAGTTGATCGAAAAGTGATTGGCTAATAAGTGAGGTTAAATTCCCGCTGGGAGGTGGAGGAGGCGGTGTTGACGGGTGTGGCGGCGGAGGTGAAACAATTGTGCATTGGCTTTGGCAACCAGCACCACAATAAGCAGAGGTGCTACCGCAATAACCGTATTGACTGCAACAAAGACCTCCTGAACACAGTGCGCCCCCGGCTCCGGATCCACATTGGACTTGTGCGTAGGttacatttgattcaaatgatatgttgaTAAAGATTATGGATAAACAGAGAAAAAGAAACGACTTCATTGTCCATTTGGTTTCCATCTCAAAGCATACAGCAGTACTGCTTTATTCAAGGGACTTACAAATACTAGTATTTGAGATGATGGGTTCTTCATTCAACTACCATTGATATAGACTGCAAATCTAATGACTTTGTTCGTAGGTTACCAATGTTATATCATGGAGTTCGCAAAAGAAAGTACTATTCAATTGCAAGGTTCTTGATTTGTGTAATGTATGTGCATCTTCGTATATGAAAGCAACCAGTTTATTTGTTTTTTAAGCATGGATTTAAGACTTTTTAACTTTTTAAGTTTTTAACCATTAAGTCAGGCTTCACTTGGAAAATACATTCATGTGATTAAAACAGGAGGGGGCAATgaatctgtttggtagactttTATTTGAGCTCATTTTATTTCATTTACTCCCTACGTTTCAAAAAGATTATCATCTATTTTATTTTGGCCTGTTTTAAAATTGTATccaacttctgtttatagtcatatttttccaatgaactctctaatatatccttaaattttttattttcataaaatttatttttgatgggatccaatctaaaatattaaaaacATTTGTATAAGTACGGAAACAAACATATATCCTTACTAGGTTGGCCGGGGCTCAACCTGTTTTTGAGTGCAGCTTGCGAAAGCACAGTGAAGCGCCAATCGTACAATGACCAGTTACTTATGCCCCCAAAGAACGTCCAAAAATTTCATGCCTCTCTGGCCAACTCTCATTTCCTTTTGTGGGCTCCTTTCCGGAGAAGTGAAGCCAATTTTATAGTAATTTTTATCTTTGAAAAATGCCTTATATAGGGTTCTTATTCTCgcaaaaaatcaatttatctaaAGTTAGATCTGAAAATCGACTACTGAAAATTAACTCTTCACTTGTAGAATAATGTACAAATGATATTAGTATTTTCTCACGaaccatttttcaaaattttaagtTTGGGATAGAGGATCAAGGTTATGTTTTTGATCCTACATAAAACGAAATGCGAAAGATATACTTACACAAACCTAGTCTTAATTAACTTCTAATCAGTATGGTGCATTAATTACCAACTGTTTCAGTAAGATAATTTATATTTAGGATGTCTTAAAGAAAAGTTTAACTTAACTCCCAGAGAGTTTTTCATAGACGGGCTACATTCATACCATGAATAGCGCACCATTTTACGGAAACATTAAAGCAAGATTTCCATTTTCCCATACAATGAATAGCGCCATCTATACAAACAAAGTTAACGCTTAACCGGCACAACTACATTATGAAAACAAAGTTATATAAAGAACGTTCCGTACACAATTGGTGTCGGCATTAGGAAACCACGTTACTAAAGGTATCGTAACAAAATCAGGAAACCAGGACATCCGACGTACGAAAATATCTCTCACCCAACTCTCAATACACGCCGTCGGATGACGAAATTGATGGTCGGATATATCCGAATAGAcaaacaccacttctttttataatatatagATTACTTTTAAGAAAATGTATATTTGGCTccaaaaattaaattccttattTGTGACGACTCCAAGATATGGTGACagttatcatgttatttctaacacctgagttaTGTCCTTCGAATAAACTCTATTAATATAGGTCCCTCAACTCTTACGACCACAATGTTTTCATCCACGTGTTATCTTGAAGACACGAGTTTCTAGACATTGGAGttcttttaattttccttttatatttcgtatttataatctTATGATAATTTTAGGTAATTTTTAATGCTAgcattttattaaaataaaataggtgtTATAAACGTTTATTTATGTTAATAATATATAGGATAAATCACGTTTATTActgggatgcccttgtgtctagccTTTATAAATAGAGGTTGTATTCTCCCTTTTTCGTCACACACATTAATAAGTATTCTTCTTATCTCTCTACTTTCTCTGTCTTTTTCTTTGTGTCACACTACATCATCAGCTACGAGCTCACCAACTGGGTGACAATGTCCAAACTCTCTAACCTGGACTTCATGGCCCTTGACATTATTGGAAAGAACTATTTGTCATGGATTTTGGATGCAGAAGTGCACCTTAGTGCCAAGACTTTGGGAAACACTATTTTTTTGAACAACAAAGAATCCCTGAGGATCGCTCCAAAGCCTTAATATTTCTCCGTCATCAGCTTGACGAGGCTTTGAAGTCCCAATATCTTACGTGAAAGACCCATACACTTTGTGGACAGAGCGGAAAGATCGTTTTGATCATCATAAAATAGTGATTTTACCTCGTGCAAGGTATGAGTGAATGCATCCGCGCCTCCAAGACTTCAAGAGTGTAAGTGCATACAATTCAGCACTTTTTCAAATTGTCTCTCGTTTAAAACTATGCGGTGAAACAGTTACTGGTGCTGATCTTTTGGAGAAGACTTGCTCCACCTTTCATGCTTCAAACATTTTGCTTCAACAACAATATCGTGAAAGGCAGTTTAAAAAATATTCAGAGCTTAGTTCTTGCCTTCTAGTAGCCGAGCATAATAAAGAGTTATTACTCAAGAACCATCAAAGTTACCCAGCAGGTTCAATAGTTGATCCAGAGATAAACTCTACAGAAAGTCGTGTCAATGCTACTGAAAACAGTGGGAAATAACAGGGACGTTCGTCAGGTCCTAAAAAGCCCAACTTCAAGAAGAAGGCTGGTAATAATTCCCATTAtcagaaggggaagaagaacgtGTTTCCAAAACATAAAGGCAAAATCTCGCAAAGCCATTCAAACCACCATGAAAGTGTTTGTCACCGTTGTGGTTCACCAGGGCACTGGGAAAATGTTTGTCGTACTGCAA
This portion of the Papaver somniferum cultivar HN1 chromosome 11, ASM357369v1, whole genome shotgun sequence genome encodes:
- the LOC113324277 gene encoding endochitinase-like, translated to MALRDFAFMFWKHVLLPLLIMGIITSLLLESFLFLCLSIIFINISFESNVTYAQVQCGSGAGGALCSGGLCCSQYGYCGSTSAYCGAGCQSQCTIVSPPPPHPSTPPPPPPSGNLTSLISQSLFDQLLAYRNDTSCMGKFYTYAAFIEAAKSFSSFASVGDTNTRKKEISAFLAQTSHETTGGWATASGGPYSWGYCFIQEKSPTSVYCQSGTQWPCASGKSYHGRGPIQISWNYNYGQAAKVLQVDILNNPDLVAQDPIISFKTALWFWMTPQSLKPSCHEVVIGQWQPSSTDVSAGRLPGYGVITNIINGGIECNKGPNDSGKDRIGFYQRYCSLMGVSVGDNLDCYYQKPFGVSTSPLLTTNQCVYCNYKWIIKSIEKMRSDIRLQV